From Mobula birostris isolate sMobBir1 chromosome 8, sMobBir1.hap1, whole genome shotgun sequence, the proteins below share one genomic window:
- the abracl gene encoding costars family protein ABRACL isoform X1 — MVTHRTQLNRRPEEAEVRMNVDHEIGLLIEEIRRLGSPGPDGKIRVKFGVLFTDDRCANLFEALVGTLKAAKKKKKISFTEELLLQGVHDNVDIVLEVD; from the exons ATGGTAACCCACCGAACACAACTTAACCGGCGACCAGAGGAGGCTGAA GTGAGAATGAATGTTGACCATGAGATCGGTCTCCTGATCGAAGAGATTCGTCGCCTTGGATCTCCAG GACCAGATGGTAAAATCAGAGTCAAGTTCGGAGTGCTGTTCACTGATGACAGATGTGCCAATCTATTCGAGGCTCTGGTGGGGACTCTGAAAGCggccaagaagaagaagaagatcagCTTCACTGAAGAGCTGCTATTACAAGGGGTTCATGACAACGTTGACATTGTTTTAGAAGTGGACTGA
- the abracl gene encoding costars family protein ABRACL isoform X2, with amino-acid sequence MNVDHEIGLLIEEIRRLGSPGPDGKIRVKFGVLFTDDRCANLFEALVGTLKAAKKKKKISFTEELLLQGVHDNVDIVLEVD; translated from the exons ATGAATGTTGACCATGAGATCGGTCTCCTGATCGAAGAGATTCGTCGCCTTGGATCTCCAG GACCAGATGGTAAAATCAGAGTCAAGTTCGGAGTGCTGTTCACTGATGACAGATGTGCCAATCTATTCGAGGCTCTGGTGGGGACTCTGAAAGCggccaagaagaagaagaagatcagCTTCACTGAAGAGCTGCTATTACAAGGGGTTCATGACAACGTTGACATTGTTTTAGAAGTGGACTGA